A single genomic interval of Chrysemys picta bellii isolate R12L10 chromosome 8, ASM1138683v2, whole genome shotgun sequence harbors:
- the LOC135973312 gene encoding ovomucoid-like: MKITGAVLLFALALCCFYSDAAGQAGTGFCSEYKEPPEFCTEQYEPVCGTDGQTYGNKCFFCQAVYEYLGSLCFEHYGECKSHDEAKEKDDL; this comes from the exons ATGAAGATAACAGGGGCCGTTCTGCTCTTCGCTCTGGCACTTTGCTGCTTCTACTCAG ATGCTGCTGGCCAGGCTGGTACG GGTTTCTGCAGTGAGTACAAGGAGCCTCCAGAATTCTGCACCGAGCAGTATGAACCTGTTTGTGGCACTGATGGCCAGACATATGGCAACAAATGCTTCTTTTGCCAAGCAGTCTA TGAATACCTTGGAAGTCTTTGCTTTGAGCATTATGGAGAATGCAAGTCGCACGATGAGGCCAAGGAAAAAGATGACCTTTAG
- the LOC135973313 gene encoding ovomucoid-like, with amino-acid sequence MKITGAILLFALALCCFYSDAAGQAGKGFCSEYKEPPKGCTREYNPICGTDGQTYGNKCDFCSSVYEYLGSLCFAHYGECKSQDEAKEREDL; translated from the exons ATGAAGATAACAGGGGCCATTCTGCTCTTCGCTCTGGCACTTTGCTGCTTCTACTCGG ATGCTGCTGGCCAGGCTGGTAAG GGTTTCTGCAGTGAGTACAAGGAGCCTCCGAAAGGCTGCACCAGGGAATACAACCCTATCTGTGGCACTGATGGCCAGACATATGGCAACAAATGTGACTTTTGTTCATCAGTCTA TGAATACCTTGGAAGTCTTTGCTTTGCGCATTATGGAGAATGCAAGTCGCAAGACGAGGCCAAGGAAAGAGAAGACCTTTAG